One window from the genome of Motilibacter aurantiacus encodes:
- a CDS encoding GGDEF domain-containing protein has translation MSPASGPSAALVRTLPLAASAVAALLLLASGAAALAGVRHGLGALAAAGAAAVGVGVLGVLGRQRPAQADVLAACALLLLSAYAGAASALTGTAAAAAAGAVPVAALGLVLRPGRVLAGMLGAAWAVGLVTAAAAPAPVGHLCALVLGLLPATLLALAIGVQRRSDAEALQVALEAAEASLVRDPLTGLANRQGVELLGTQIVETARRQGDAVHCVIVEADGAGLVAGLSREARDDFLVAVAEALRGATRTTDVVAHWEKAEFWVLGPGPGMPPAELERRVSRRLASDPAVSSDAIALDADRVAASIVAGGAMLAPWDSGTLDTLLARGRQELLARCTLLAETPGPLPRRDPAR, from the coding sequence ATGTCGCCGGCGTCCGGGCCCTCCGCTGCCCTCGTCCGCACGCTGCCGCTGGCGGCGTCGGCGGTGGCCGCCCTCCTGCTGCTCGCGAGCGGTGCCGCGGCCCTGGCCGGCGTGCGCCACGGCCTCGGGGCCCTCGCCGCGGCGGGCGCGGCCGCCGTCGGGGTCGGGGTGCTCGGCGTGCTCGGACGGCAGCGGCCGGCGCAGGCCGACGTGCTCGCGGCCTGCGCGCTGCTCCTCCTCTCGGCGTACGCCGGGGCGGCCTCCGCGCTGACCGGTACCGCCGCCGCGGCAGCCGCCGGCGCGGTCCCCGTCGCCGCCCTCGGCCTCGTCCTGCGGCCCGGGCGCGTCCTCGCCGGGATGCTCGGCGCCGCCTGGGCCGTCGGCCTGGTGACCGCGGCGGCCGCTCCCGCTCCCGTCGGCCACCTGTGCGCGCTCGTCCTCGGGCTGCTGCCGGCCACCCTGCTGGCCCTCGCGATCGGCGTGCAGCGCCGGTCGGACGCCGAGGCGCTGCAGGTCGCCCTCGAGGCGGCCGAGGCGAGCCTGGTGCGCGACCCGCTGACCGGCCTCGCCAACCGCCAGGGGGTCGAGCTGCTCGGCACGCAGATCGTCGAGACCGCGCGGCGACAGGGCGACGCGGTGCACTGCGTGATCGTCGAGGCCGACGGGGCGGGGCTCGTCGCGGGCCTTTCCCGCGAGGCCCGTGACGACTTCCTCGTCGCCGTCGCCGAGGCGCTGCGCGGCGCCACCCGCACCACCGACGTGGTCGCCCACTGGGAGAAGGCCGAGTTCTGGGTGCTCGGCCCCGGCCCCGGCATGCCCCCCGCCGAGCTGGAGCGCCGGGTCAGCCGCCGGCTCGCCTCCGACCCCGCCGTCAGCTCCGACGCCATCGCGCTCGACGCCGACCGCGTGGCCGCTTCGATCGTGGCGGGCGGCGCCATGCTCGCCCCGTGGGACTCGGGCACGCTCGACACCCTGCTGGCGCGCGGCCGGCAGGAGCTTCTCGCGCGCTGCACGCTGCTGGCGGAGACGCCGGGCCCGCTGCCGCGACGCGACCCCGCCCGCTGA
- a CDS encoding RecQ family ATP-dependent DNA helicase has protein sequence MEQNADGTPLPAVQDEHAELDRVRETARDVFGWEELRPGQAEAISAVMNGRDALVVMPTGAGKSATYQLPALHLDGPTLVVSPLLALQRDQVEALDRRGEGAEAVRVSSDVGARERREAFEAVREGDAEFLFMSPEQLANPDVVEQVRAAAPSLIAVDEAHVVSAWGHDFRPDYLGLGDVIDALGHPPVIALTATAAPPVRDDIVERLHLRDPFVLVTGFERPNIGLEVVRVRTAEEKRDQVVLRAASEQKPAIVYVATRRSAEEIGSALAELGMSAAAYHAGMRKAERERVQTEFMDGGLDVIVATSAFGMGIDKPDVRTVIHEAVPDSLDSYYQEIGRAGRDGEPSIAVLYYRPEDLGLRRFFVSGALKQEDLVAVARLQAEGLDREAIAERTGLGPRKLVRLLNALEEAGGDDPREQAEQAVEAEEARRRMDRSRIEMLRGYAETDGCRRQFVLGYFGEDLPEPCGNCDTCRAGTAQEAADEVPEDAPFALQSAVVHDTFGEGIVMRYEEDRVVVLFEQEGYKVLALDAVTSNGLLEAVTGEG, from the coding sequence GTGGAGCAGAACGCCGATGGCACGCCCCTTCCCGCCGTCCAGGACGAGCACGCCGAGCTCGACCGGGTCCGGGAGACCGCCCGTGACGTGTTCGGGTGGGAGGAGCTGCGGCCCGGCCAGGCCGAGGCGATCAGCGCCGTGATGAACGGGCGGGACGCGCTCGTCGTGATGCCCACGGGCGCGGGCAAGTCCGCGACCTACCAGCTGCCGGCCCTGCACCTCGACGGCCCGACCCTCGTCGTCTCTCCGCTGCTCGCGCTGCAGCGGGACCAGGTCGAGGCGCTGGACCGGCGCGGGGAGGGCGCCGAGGCGGTCCGGGTCAGCTCCGACGTGGGGGCCCGCGAGCGCCGCGAGGCGTTCGAGGCAGTCCGCGAGGGCGACGCCGAGTTCCTCTTCATGTCACCCGAGCAGCTGGCCAACCCGGACGTGGTCGAGCAGGTGCGCGCGGCGGCGCCGTCGCTCATCGCCGTGGACGAGGCGCACGTGGTGTCCGCGTGGGGCCACGACTTCCGGCCGGACTACCTCGGCCTCGGGGACGTGATCGACGCGCTCGGCCATCCGCCGGTGATCGCGCTCACCGCGACCGCGGCGCCCCCGGTGCGGGACGACATCGTCGAGCGGCTGCACCTGCGCGACCCGTTCGTCCTCGTGACCGGCTTCGAGCGGCCGAACATCGGGCTCGAGGTCGTCCGCGTCCGCACGGCCGAGGAGAAGCGCGACCAGGTCGTGCTGCGCGCCGCATCGGAGCAGAAGCCGGCGATCGTGTACGTCGCGACCCGGCGCAGCGCCGAGGAGATCGGCTCCGCCCTGGCCGAGCTCGGCATGTCCGCCGCCGCGTACCACGCCGGAATGCGCAAGGCCGAGCGCGAGCGCGTCCAGACCGAGTTCATGGACGGCGGGCTCGACGTGATCGTCGCGACGAGCGCGTTCGGGATGGGCATCGACAAGCCGGACGTCCGCACGGTGATCCACGAGGCCGTCCCGGACTCGCTCGACAGCTATTACCAGGAGATCGGGCGGGCCGGCCGGGACGGCGAGCCCTCGATCGCGGTGCTCTACTACCGGCCTGAGGACCTCGGGCTGCGCCGCTTCTTCGTCTCCGGCGCCCTCAAGCAGGAGGACCTCGTCGCGGTCGCCCGGCTGCAGGCCGAGGGGCTGGACCGGGAGGCGATCGCGGAGCGCACCGGACTGGGGCCGCGCAAGCTCGTGCGGCTGCTCAACGCGCTGGAGGAGGCGGGCGGCGACGACCCCCGGGAGCAGGCCGAGCAGGCCGTGGAGGCGGAAGAGGCGCGCCGGCGCATGGACCGCTCGCGCATCGAGATGTTGCGCGGCTACGCGGAGACCGACGGCTGCCGCCGGCAGTTCGTCCTCGGGTACTTCGGCGAGGACCTGCCTGAGCCGTGCGGCAACTGCGACACCTGCCGAGCCGGCACCGCGCAGGAGGCGGCCGACGAGGTCCCGGAGGACGCGCCGTTCGCGCTCCAGTCGGCCGTGGTGCACGACACGTTCGGCGAGGGCATCGTGATGCGCTACGAGGAGGACCGCGTCGTGGTCCTCTTCGAGCAGGAGGGCTACAAGGTCCTCGCGCTGGACGCGGTCACCTCCAACGGCCTGCTAGAGGCCGTCACCGGCGAGGGCTGA
- a CDS encoding M36 family metallopeptidase produces the protein MASAGGVGVTALLALALMTPPGTAVAAGGGTGTVPVPVGVQGEELADKSIDVRAGTLAPTAAQRAAVDGRAVRWNTFGTPASIVEAGDGAQVTVARASGPAVKRSAVAPADPVAVARQYLVDNVALYGLSAAAVERLTLVTTTPIGKGTVVVLRQTLGSLPVTTDGIASIGVLDDAVLWVSSNLTRDVTPPAPPTITGDEAKAIALRESGLVEGDLTQERLLLTAVPTAHGNRAAYEITLFGPTDVAAPVGTQSWVDARTGEILVRDDLFDYASDKNNTNPDWLVFPANPPADYSSNDTRMRVCWDKETGCELNVNWGVSPLAWDVDPATGLSTFTTAGNNALDVEKWNTTNGNAFGTNYATPSPTRQYFYPWTNQWQESKCSPDVFTSPQRNDIDAAVTNLFVQHNRMHDFAYNLGFTEATWNMQRDNLGKGQLGNDPERGNAQAGGVVGGPPSFGARNNANQGTGPDGMNNITNMYLWQPNAASFYAPCVDGDYDMSIIGHEYTHAISNRMVAGPSRGLGGAAGGAMGESWSDLVAGEYLYEMGYTPAGNTPWVTGAYATGDPVTGIRNYDLSNNPLNYSDVAYDVPGAEVHSDGEIWNAIQFSVRSALVDEHGDGTPSKNEKCANGRFSYDNCPGNRMWVQLMFDSMVMTALPQPTFIDLRNAMLAADRLRFGGANQAILWEGFARAGLGQGASTTGPADPDPVASFSAPGAQNSVVTFAPAGDAAGKAVKLFIGDYEGRVTPIADTDPATPRGNTFSLVPGTYRAVAQGAGLGMQRLTITVAKGRPVTVAPDLALNVASSANGATASGDGVYTGLLIDDTEATNWASLNSPVAGKQVTVKLSGAGAQTVEKVNVSAHLHGATPANTLDPQTQNRYTALRQFAVYACNAEAGSDCSDSADFTLAYTSPADAFPGRTPRPRAPELIFRSFDIPTTTATHLQLRVVHTQCTGGPDFNGQQDNDPRANEECSTGSPQALNVRAAEFQAFTR, from the coding sequence ATGGCTTCTGCCGGGGGTGTCGGCGTCACCGCGCTGCTCGCCCTCGCACTGATGACCCCGCCGGGCACCGCCGTAGCGGCAGGCGGCGGCACGGGCACGGTTCCCGTGCCGGTCGGTGTGCAGGGCGAAGAGCTGGCCGACAAGTCGATCGACGTCCGCGCGGGCACGCTGGCCCCGACCGCCGCCCAGCGCGCCGCGGTCGACGGCCGGGCGGTCAGGTGGAACACCTTCGGCACTCCCGCGTCCATCGTCGAAGCCGGCGACGGCGCGCAGGTGACGGTGGCGCGGGCGAGCGGGCCGGCGGTGAAGCGCAGCGCCGTCGCCCCTGCCGACCCCGTGGCCGTCGCCCGCCAGTACCTCGTCGACAACGTCGCGCTCTACGGCCTGAGCGCGGCCGCGGTCGAGCGGCTGACGCTGGTCACCACGACGCCGATCGGCAAGGGCACGGTCGTCGTCCTCCGCCAGACCCTGGGCAGCCTGCCGGTCACGACCGACGGCATCGCGAGCATCGGCGTGCTCGACGACGCGGTGCTCTGGGTCTCCTCCAACCTCACCCGTGACGTCACGCCGCCCGCCCCGCCCACGATCACCGGCGACGAGGCGAAGGCGATCGCGCTGCGCGAGTCCGGCCTCGTCGAGGGCGACCTGACCCAGGAGCGCCTCCTGCTCACGGCCGTGCCCACCGCGCACGGGAACCGCGCGGCGTACGAGATCACGCTGTTCGGCCCGACCGACGTGGCGGCCCCGGTCGGGACGCAGAGCTGGGTGGACGCGCGCACCGGCGAGATCCTGGTCCGCGACGACCTGTTCGACTACGCGAGCGACAAGAACAACACCAACCCGGACTGGCTCGTCTTCCCCGCCAACCCGCCGGCCGACTACTCCAGCAACGACACCCGCATGCGCGTCTGCTGGGACAAGGAGACGGGCTGCGAGCTCAACGTGAACTGGGGGGTGTCCCCGCTCGCCTGGGACGTCGACCCCGCCACCGGCCTCTCCACGTTCACCACGGCGGGCAACAACGCCCTCGACGTGGAGAAGTGGAACACCACGAACGGCAACGCGTTCGGCACGAACTACGCCACGCCCAGCCCGACCCGGCAGTACTTCTACCCCTGGACCAACCAGTGGCAGGAGTCGAAGTGCTCGCCGGACGTCTTCACCTCGCCGCAGCGCAACGACATCGACGCCGCCGTCACGAACCTCTTCGTGCAGCACAACCGCATGCACGACTTCGCCTACAACCTCGGCTTCACCGAGGCGACGTGGAACATGCAGCGCGACAACCTCGGCAAGGGGCAGCTCGGCAACGACCCCGAGCGCGGCAACGCGCAGGCGGGCGGCGTCGTCGGCGGGCCGCCGAGCTTCGGCGCGCGCAACAACGCCAACCAGGGCACCGGCCCCGACGGCATGAACAACATCACCAACATGTACCTCTGGCAGCCGAACGCCGCGAGCTTCTACGCCCCCTGCGTGGACGGCGACTACGACATGAGCATCATCGGCCACGAGTACACCCATGCGATCAGCAACCGCATGGTGGCGGGCCCGAGCCGCGGGCTGGGCGGAGCCGCGGGCGGTGCGATGGGCGAGTCGTGGTCCGACCTGGTCGCCGGCGAGTACCTCTACGAGATGGGCTACACCCCGGCCGGCAACACCCCGTGGGTCACGGGCGCGTACGCCACCGGCGACCCGGTGACGGGCATCCGCAACTACGACCTGAGCAACAACCCGCTCAACTACAGCGACGTGGCGTACGACGTGCCCGGCGCAGAGGTCCACTCCGACGGCGAGATCTGGAACGCGATCCAGTTCTCGGTCCGCTCGGCCCTCGTCGACGAGCACGGCGACGGCACCCCGTCCAAGAACGAGAAGTGCGCGAACGGCCGGTTCTCGTACGACAACTGCCCGGGCAACCGGATGTGGGTCCAGCTGATGTTCGACTCGATGGTGATGACGGCGCTGCCGCAGCCGACCTTCATCGACCTGCGCAACGCGATGCTGGCCGCCGACCGGCTCCGCTTCGGCGGCGCGAACCAGGCGATCCTGTGGGAGGGCTTCGCCCGCGCCGGCCTCGGGCAGGGCGCGTCGACCACCGGGCCGGCGGACCCGGACCCCGTGGCGTCGTTCTCCGCCCCGGGGGCGCAGAACAGCGTCGTCACCTTCGCGCCCGCCGGAGACGCCGCCGGCAAGGCCGTGAAGCTGTTCATCGGCGACTACGAGGGGCGCGTGACTCCCATCGCCGACACCGACCCTGCCACCCCGCGCGGCAACACCTTCTCCCTGGTGCCGGGGACGTACCGGGCCGTCGCCCAGGGGGCCGGGCTCGGAATGCAGCGGCTGACGATCACGGTGGCCAAGGGCCGGCCGGTCACGGTCGCGCCGGACCTGGCGCTCAACGTCGCCTCCTCGGCCAACGGCGCCACCGCCTCCGGTGACGGCGTCTACACCGGCCTGCTGATCGACGACACCGAAGCCACGAACTGGGCTTCGCTGAACTCTCCCGTCGCCGGCAAGCAGGTGACCGTGAAGCTCTCGGGCGCCGGCGCGCAGACGGTCGAGAAGGTCAACGTCAGCGCCCACCTGCACGGCGCGACGCCGGCGAACACGCTCGACCCGCAGACGCAGAACCGGTACACCGCCCTGCGCCAGTTCGCGGTCTACGCCTGCAACGCCGAGGCCGGCTCGGACTGCTCGGACAGCGCGGACTTCACCCTGGCGTACACCAGCCCGGCCGACGCGTTCCCCGGGCGTACGCCGCGGCCTCGCGCCCCGGAGCTGATCTTCCGGTCGTTCGACATCCCGACCACGACGGCGACGCACCTGCAGCTGCGCGTCGTGCACACCCAGTGCACGGGCGGCCCGGACTTCAACGGGCAGCAGGACAACGACCCGCGCGCCAACGAGGAGTGCTCGACGGGCAGCCCGCAGGCGCTGAACGTCCGCGCGGCCGAGTTCCAGGCGTTCACGCGCTGA
- a CDS encoding amidase family protein, whose product MRPSRRTSHAVLAAVASPLLLVAAVPGTAQAAPAPFVVEETTVADIHAAFADGSLTCQGLVLAYQQRIAAYEHAGPGINSLVTLAPDLMKQAKALDKQYRKAKGEVGPLHCIPVVLKDNIDTAGIQTTAGSKALLGSVPERDAAITAGLKADGALVLGKGNLDEWAHGGMAGYSSANGQTRNPYGRGLSPAGSSGGPAAAVAANFAVLSVGSDTLGSIRGPVSAESLAGVKPTMGLVSGAGVVPFSLTFDVAGPMTRAVTDSALTLNAIAGVDPEDPRTAAAAGKVPADYTSYLRADALHGKRIGVVRTYVTGASTAPINAALETMKGLGATIVDGITVPSSVTSLQGQYYTFISETEFKTQLGDYLRSRRPNAAVQSHADVLAASEQPGFGMAPSVLNRLRSEATRGTLQDADYLKAVAEGPAAMRAGIDALLDANGVDALVFATGSGSALASLSGYPEVMVPAGKNASGISVGLSFLGKAFTEPQMLGFAYAYEQATHARATDTILTPQLPAVSDLDAAVTELRTALGSGVATNLRNKLDLAQDAMADGDAAQAVRALSQFVEHAERRVDAGSLRAGLVADARTLIGQLQAAAALQ is encoded by the coding sequence GTGAGACCGTCCCGCCGAACTTCGCACGCGGTCCTGGCCGCCGTCGCCAGCCCGCTCCTCCTCGTCGCCGCCGTGCCGGGCACGGCGCAGGCGGCGCCCGCCCCCTTCGTCGTCGAGGAGACGACGGTCGCCGACATCCACGCCGCCTTCGCCGACGGGTCCTTGACCTGCCAGGGCCTCGTGCTCGCGTACCAGCAGCGCATCGCCGCGTACGAGCACGCCGGCCCGGGGATCAACTCCCTGGTCACGCTCGCTCCCGACCTGATGAAGCAGGCCAAGGCGCTGGACAAGCAGTACCGGAAGGCCAAGGGCGAGGTCGGGCCGCTGCACTGCATCCCCGTCGTGCTCAAGGACAACATCGACACCGCCGGCATCCAGACGACCGCCGGCTCGAAGGCCCTGCTCGGGTCCGTGCCCGAGCGGGACGCCGCGATCACGGCCGGCCTCAAGGCCGACGGCGCGCTCGTCCTGGGCAAGGGCAACCTCGACGAGTGGGCGCACGGCGGCATGGCCGGCTACAGCTCGGCCAACGGCCAGACCCGCAACCCCTACGGCCGCGGCCTCTCCCCGGCCGGCTCGAGCGGTGGCCCCGCCGCCGCGGTCGCCGCCAACTTCGCGGTGCTCAGCGTCGGCAGCGACACGCTCGGCTCGATCCGCGGGCCGGTGAGCGCGGAGTCCCTCGCCGGGGTCAAGCCCACGATGGGCCTCGTCAGCGGCGCCGGCGTAGTGCCCTTCTCGCTCACCTTCGACGTCGCGGGCCCGATGACCCGGGCCGTCACCGACAGCGCCCTCACGCTCAACGCGATCGCCGGCGTCGACCCCGAGGACCCGCGTACCGCCGCGGCCGCAGGCAAGGTCCCGGCCGACTACACGTCCTACCTCCGGGCCGACGCGCTGCACGGCAAGCGGATCGGCGTGGTGCGCACGTACGTCACGGGCGCGAGCACCGCTCCCATCAACGCCGCGCTCGAGACGATGAAGGGCCTCGGCGCCACGATCGTCGACGGAATCACCGTTCCGTCGTCCGTGACGTCCCTGCAGGGGCAGTACTACACCTTCATCTCCGAGACCGAGTTCAAGACCCAGCTCGGGGACTACCTGCGCAGCCGCCGGCCGAACGCCGCGGTGCAGTCGCACGCCGACGTGCTCGCGGCCAGCGAGCAGCCCGGCTTCGGGATGGCGCCGTCGGTGCTCAACCGGCTGCGCAGCGAGGCGACGCGGGGCACCCTGCAGGACGCCGACTACCTCAAGGCCGTGGCCGAGGGCCCTGCCGCCATGCGGGCCGGCATCGACGCGCTGCTCGACGCGAACGGGGTCGACGCCCTCGTCTTCGCCACGGGCAGCGGCAGCGCGCTCGCCAGCCTCTCGGGCTACCCGGAGGTCATGGTGCCCGCCGGGAAGAACGCCTCGGGCATCTCCGTGGGGCTGTCCTTCCTGGGCAAGGCGTTCACCGAGCCGCAGATGCTCGGCTTCGCCTATGCGTACGAGCAGGCCACGCACGCCCGGGCCACGGACACGATCCTGACGCCGCAGCTGCCGGCGGTCAGCGACCTGGACGCGGCCGTCACCGAGCTCCGGACGGCGCTGGGCAGCGGGGTCGCGACGAACCTGCGGAACAAGCTCGACCTCGCGCAGGACGCGATGGCCGACGGCGACGCGGCTCAGGCGGTGCGCGCGCTCAGCCAGTTCGTCGAGCACGCGGAGCGCCGTGTCGACGCCGGCTCGCTGCGTGCGGGCCTCGTCGCGGACGCCCGCACGCTCATCGGTCAGCTGCAGGCGGCCGCCGCCCTGCAGTAG
- a CDS encoding M1 family metallopeptidase, translating to MKRRYYSTLAVAGAAVMFGTTPALTSEYSPGSTTGPDAYFEQAGNGGYDAQHYDLKLKYDTATKLLTATADITVKTTQALESLSLDLRDLSVSAVRVNGVPATFVKTPPITTHGYREGGELIVTLPSPVRRHKTIELSIDYGGTMGQPRDNTNTRYGFVAFADGAFVANEAEGAATWYPVNDVIADKATYDFEITVPEGKTAVANGLLESQTTANGWTTFRWVAKDPMTAYLTTASIGDYDLTTQTGPNGLPIINAVDRKLTAAARNTTNASLARQPEIIAFLSSKFGPYPLEAAGAIVDNDSVGYALETQTRPIYSGSAGLGTVVHELAHQWYGNSVSPTNWSDIWLNEGFAVYATWMWTEHTGGRTTQASFDAAYAAGPTSARWAVPVAAPGATEIFGDAVYQKGAMTLQALRVKIGEKDFWQLMRRWHQQNRYEDATTASFIAMAEKLSKQDLTNFFDVWLYTAGKPAAGSW from the coding sequence ATGAAGCGACGCTACTACTCCACACTCGCTGTGGCCGGTGCCGCGGTGATGTTCGGCACCACCCCGGCCCTCACCTCCGAGTACAGCCCGGGCTCGACCACCGGCCCCGACGCCTACTTCGAGCAGGCGGGCAACGGCGGCTACGACGCCCAGCACTACGACCTCAAGCTGAAGTACGACACCGCCACCAAGCTGCTGACCGCGACGGCGGACATCACCGTCAAGACGACGCAGGCGCTGGAGTCGCTCAGCCTCGACCTGCGCGACCTCTCGGTCTCGGCGGTACGGGTCAACGGGGTGCCCGCGACGTTCGTCAAGACGCCGCCGATCACGACCCACGGCTACCGGGAAGGTGGCGAGCTGATCGTCACGCTGCCCTCGCCCGTGCGCCGCCACAAGACGATCGAGCTGAGCATCGACTACGGCGGCACGATGGGCCAGCCGCGGGACAACACCAACACGCGCTACGGGTTCGTCGCCTTCGCCGACGGCGCTTTCGTGGCGAACGAGGCCGAGGGCGCCGCGACCTGGTACCCGGTGAACGACGTCATCGCCGACAAGGCGACGTACGACTTCGAGATCACGGTGCCCGAGGGCAAGACCGCCGTGGCGAACGGCCTGCTCGAGTCGCAGACCACCGCGAACGGCTGGACCACGTTCCGGTGGGTGGCGAAGGACCCGATGACGGCGTACCTCACGACCGCGTCGATCGGCGACTACGACCTCACCACGCAGACCGGCCCGAACGGCCTGCCGATCATCAACGCGGTGGACCGCAAGCTCACCGCGGCCGCGCGCAACACGACGAACGCGAGCCTCGCCCGACAGCCGGAGATCATCGCGTTCCTGAGCTCGAAGTTCGGGCCCTACCCGCTCGAGGCGGCCGGCGCGATCGTCGACAACGACTCGGTCGGCTACGCGCTGGAGACCCAGACCCGCCCGATCTACTCGGGCTCCGCGGGGCTCGGCACCGTCGTCCACGAGCTCGCGCACCAGTGGTACGGCAACAGCGTCTCCCCGACCAACTGGTCCGACATCTGGCTGAACGAGGGCTTCGCCGTCTACGCGACCTGGATGTGGACCGAGCACACCGGCGGCCGCACCACCCAGGCCTCGTTCGACGCGGCCTACGCTGCCGGGCCGACCAGCGCCCGCTGGGCCGTCCCGGTGGCGGCGCCCGGCGCGACCGAGATCTTCGGAGACGCGGTCTACCAGAAGGGGGCGATGACCCTGCAGGCCCTCCGGGTCAAGATCGGCGAGAAGGACTTCTGGCAGCTCATGCGCCGCTGGCACCAGCAGAACCGCTACGAGGACGCCACCACGGCGAGCTTCATCGCGATGGCCGAGAAGCTGTCCAAGCAGGACCTGACCAACTTCTTCGACGTGTGGCTCTACACCGCCGGCAAGCCCGCCGCCGGCTCCTGGTAG
- a CDS encoding ABC transporter ATP-binding protein, whose protein sequence is MALSSRFPRLAVLRDVVRPHRRALAAGLGLGLLATSAGLATPMVTKWVLDSIDSRAGLTGPVLGLLALLVAGTAIGLAQWVLLGTVAERVVLAARTSLVRRFLGATVRDVTRHSPGELVTRVTSDTVLLREAASSAVVGLINAVVGLVGTFVLMALLDLVLLGVTLATVLVVVVLFLLLMPTIARAEQASQDAVGRLGAELEGAVRALRTVKASRAEGRQADRVVALAEESARHSLRSVRASAVAWSISWSGVQLAVIVILAVGAARVSDGALEVSSLIAFLLYAFQLMGPITELSQHVTSLQSGLAAAERIREADAMELEQTAEAGFVVPVSGVGPREAPVLEVRGLRARYEGGGEVLSGIDLQVPRHGHLAVVGPSGAGKTTLFSVLLRFLEPSAGLVLLDGRPYPELGVGEVRSRLAYVEQDAPLVPGTVRDNLLLSVPDASEEEIAAALRAVQLDETVAALEHGLDTLVSPTSLSGGQRQRVAVARALLRLPDVLLLDEATAQVDPLTEAAIARGIRYAAERGAVVTIAHRLSTVVDADEIVVLDSGRVRARGTHARLLDEDELYRGFVEALKMAPVVA, encoded by the coding sequence GTGGCTCTCTCCTCGCGCTTTCCCCGTCTCGCCGTGCTCCGCGACGTCGTACGCCCGCACCGCCGCGCGCTCGCGGCCGGCCTCGGGCTCGGGCTGCTGGCCACGTCCGCCGGGCTGGCCACCCCGATGGTGACCAAGTGGGTGCTCGACTCCATCGACTCCCGTGCCGGGCTGACCGGGCCGGTGCTCGGGCTGCTCGCCCTGCTGGTCGCGGGCACGGCCATCGGCCTCGCTCAGTGGGTCCTGCTGGGGACCGTGGCCGAGCGCGTCGTCCTGGCGGCGCGCACGTCGCTCGTCCGCCGCTTCCTCGGCGCGACCGTCCGCGACGTCACGCGGCACTCGCCGGGTGAGCTCGTCACCCGCGTCACCTCCGACACGGTGCTGCTGCGGGAGGCGGCCTCGTCGGCGGTGGTCGGGCTGATCAACGCCGTCGTGGGGCTCGTCGGCACGTTCGTGCTCATGGCGCTGCTCGACCTGGTCCTGCTGGGGGTCACGCTCGCGACAGTGCTCGTGGTCGTGGTGCTCTTCCTGCTGCTCATGCCCACCATCGCGCGGGCCGAGCAGGCGTCGCAGGACGCGGTGGGCCGGCTGGGCGCAGAGCTCGAGGGTGCGGTCCGCGCGCTGCGGACGGTGAAGGCGAGCCGGGCGGAGGGCCGGCAGGCCGACCGCGTCGTCGCGCTGGCCGAGGAGTCGGCCCGCCACAGCCTGCGCTCTGTGCGGGCCTCGGCCGTGGCCTGGTCGATCAGCTGGTCCGGGGTGCAGCTGGCCGTCATCGTCATCCTCGCGGTCGGTGCCGCGCGGGTGTCGGACGGGGCGCTCGAGGTCTCCAGCCTGATCGCGTTCCTGCTCTACGCGTTCCAGCTCATGGGCCCGATCACCGAGCTCTCGCAGCACGTGACGTCGTTGCAGTCCGGGCTCGCCGCGGCCGAGCGGATCCGCGAGGCCGATGCGATGGAGCTGGAGCAGACGGCAGAAGCGGGGTTTGTGGTTCCGGTGTCCGGCGTGGGGCCGCGCGAGGCCCCGGTGCTGGAGGTGCGCGGCCTGCGCGCCCGCTACGAGGGCGGCGGCGAGGTGCTCTCCGGCATCGACCTCCAGGTGCCGCGCCACGGGCACCTGGCGGTGGTGGGCCCGTCCGGAGCGGGGAAGACCACGCTCTTCTCCGTGCTGCTGCGGTTCCTCGAGCCCTCAGCCGGCCTGGTGCTGCTCGACGGCCGGCCCTACCCCGAGCTCGGCGTGGGGGAGGTGCGGTCGCGGCTCGCGTACGTGGAGCAGGACGCCCCGCTCGTGCCGGGGACGGTGCGCGACAACCTGCTGCTGTCGGTGCCGGACGCGTCGGAGGAGGAGATCGCGGCGGCTCTTCGCGCGGTGCAGCTGGACGAGACGGTCGCGGCTCTCGAGCACGGGCTGGACACCCTCGTGAGCCCGACGTCGCTGTCGGGCGGGCAGCGACAGCGGGTCGCCGTGGCCCGTGCCCTGCTGCGCCTGCCCGACGTGCTGCTGCTGGACGAGGCGACCGCGCAGGTCGACCCGCTCACGGAGGCCGCGATCGCCAGGGGCATCCGGTACGCCGCGGAGCGCGGTGCGGTGGTGACGATCGCCCACCGGCTGTCGACGGTGGTCGACGCGGACGAGATCGTGGTGCTCGACTCCGGCCGCGTCCGGGCGCGCGGCACCCACGCCCGGCTGCTGGACGAGGACGAGCTCTACCGCGGCTTCGTGGAGGCGCTCAAGATGGCGCCCGTGGTGGCCTGA